The nucleotide window ATTTGCCCGGTTGCCTAATTGGAAGCCATGTGTACATTGCTCCGATCATTGGTTATTCCTTACTCATATCAATCCTTTTCAAACATCTAATAACCTCAGAAATCGCCATGATAACTGCCTGAAACACAGCAGTATATTCCAACTTAGTTCGTAGAAGCACATGCCTAATCGGTCACCTATTTTGGAATTATCTGTAAATTGATCAGATTATTGGCAGTCACACACACTTGTTTTTTCATCCCATTATTCTCCTTTTGGAATTGCAGTTAATGTTGACATATTCAGATCTAACCATCTgtagatttatattttatataatttctgagttataggcatttgaaaattgaatctAGTATATACTCAAATTCAGTACTAATCCTATGTATTTCTCTTGAATTGAAATGCAAGGTATTcataatttggaattttctgatttctagtgaaaatacaaatttgcatCTGATGCGGTGTTTTATTGAGTTTCTTTTCTCTGACACAGTTATGTTGAGATACGAGGGTGTGTCAAAAAGTCCGTgctttttttaatgaaacacagatttaaaaaaaaatatttcattgtctCCTTGAGCACTACGCACTTTGTCCAACGTGTCTCCAATTTgattatcccttccaaaaagtTTGAGTCAAATATCTTTCCGCCCAGACATTTCTTCTGGTTTGGAAACAAGAGGCGGATAAGCTAGCAATTCGTAGTTCGTTTTTTTCAAATCCTCTTTAAATCGACCCAATAAGTTGGCataatattgattttgtttgcccgtttaaccttcgctttaccaacaCCCACGCGGGTAACCATTGCGACcattgtttcgatttaaataatattaagacTCACTGAACAACATTAGAGTTctgtagaatttattaaaatcattttaaactttttctgaggtttttttgattttttaaaatttagttcatCGCTTATATGTATAAAAGTGCAGTACCAGTCGGGTGGATATTGGTAAACgatgtacataaaaaaacctttggtaaagcgaaggttaaaggcAGTCAATGTGGATTATACCGCATGCATCCCAAAGCTTATGgtttccacaatctctcgcactttcaatctccgatcggccaacaccatatcgtgatttttttccaattgtttcgGATGTCGATAGCATAAGTGGGCATACGTAACGTTCGCCATCTTATGttcttgtacggccacaacgaaattcagtaaaacaCATTTTTCCATTGATCgagcttagcctttatttgagtaatgtttttttccgcaaaaaataatgcttaatgagcagacgaaattcacttttttcaatttctcctaaagtctgctatcaatggctgacaaacaaaaactaaatgacACAGCTTGTTCAAATATGCCCGTTGACAAGAGCAgtattgccctttcagttaagagtcgggaaattcaaaaagtcgcggaATTATTGACCCACCCTCGTATGAAGGAAATTTGTATAGGATAGAATGATTCGGCCTTAGTgaccaaattttagaattttacaaaattgtagaAGGGATATTTGAAGTTTATTTGATTCAACTGCCTTTCTGtttattgaattgaaaattcaattggcaacaaattcggttgctactaagaatttgttttttctgtgtgagtaaacgagcaaaaacatttttgttttaaaatttcaataatttatttgagcaattatggaccgatcgccatgagaTTATGccgtgtgatttatttctatatgaaatatatttttgttaaattatatttggtttccaacatttttaagagatttatgttcgttaaagagaactatgaccaattatggacccatcGCCGTGAAGTTAGaccgtgtgatttatgtttaaatgaaacttatttctgtcgAATTcaatgtgattttcggaagagggccttatatgatagctatggctaattatggaccgatcatcataaaataatGTAACATGACTTCcgaatatgtatataaaacttatataaaacagacatttatgatgaaaaattcctatttcgggaggatatttgtatgggaaaTAATGCAtgtgccaaatttcatcgaaatatcctaaaaatttcaatttgtactttgcgcataaggtttacatggccagccagAAGGATGGAcgggcatcgtttaatcgactcaaaaagtgattcAGAGTCAATCGCTATAATTAAAGGTTGGTGTTAGACTAGTattttttggcattttaaatattagcacaaacgcataatatctTTTCTACTGCATAAAATATCCTAGGGGTAAATCCTCGCTAATAATAATGTTGGTGTAGGCTATAATATGAATACTTGCCGCGGACGATTACTtactgttaaaaaattaaaaagaaacacTCTGCAATTAATAGTGCCAACATATTATACAATATTCGATTGAATTcaacgaaaatttattttatgtttcccaattaaaacatttcttttacAAAAGTTCTCTTCACCTCTTGCtaacatcaaataaaaatttaaataaaaagaaaacctaAAAATACTTATacacatttcatttaaaaaaacataaagttCAAATGTAAAACTAAACAAAGAAGAAAATTACCCAAAACATTAAAAGGCCgattatgaaaagaaaaataaaatctttaaaaaaacacCCTAATGGAATATTTTAAAGTTCAAAACTTACACTGTCTAATTTGAtaatttgtttagaaatttaagtttttaaaaaaagaaatgtatttataattttgtttgtttggaacatctttttttatttttaaacttcctGTGTCGAACAAGAGAGAAGTTCCAGTTATGCGttctgtataaaaatataaaaacatcaaGTGTAAAATGTTCGGTAATTATTTTACCACATGgacattttaatgttttaatgtattgtatattttgactttagttttcattataaatttagtTCCCTTTAAAGATgcaaagagagaaaaaaaagcaaaacagcaaaatgtttaagaaatctatagatataaataacattttcattaaCTATAAAAAGAAATGCTAAAAATATCCAAATGAATAGTATATTTatgataaaaacaaaagcaaaagaaAGATAAAAGACACATATAAAAATACtataatgtatttaaaaataaattcttttcaattttatggtttaactttttcgaaataaaattatgatgaaaataaagaaatttacaaaatttgtttgttttattaataattaaaattttatttatttacatgtataaaaaatcatatatatttatgtatttatatgttaGGTTAAAAGCTAATGGAAGATTTcgttaaatacttaaaattgtataaaaaaaattatctttggaaatttgtatttattaaatattagtagaggttttataataatttcgacTATTTGAGATCATCTCAAAATGTCTTTTATTTAaagctttgatttttttttgtttgataaattaaaaatattttaaattttgtatatcactatttgattttctttagtACTTTGCTAATTACCAGGGTCTCCATACTTGTGAATTGTTTAAAGCTTGAGGCTCAAAAGCTCCATTTTCACGTAAACGTTTGCGTTCAAAAATTTGCCGACGAATCTTAAGTAAAATATCACGTTTTCCCTGACTTTGTGGTatttgttgttgatgatgatgttgttgttgttgctgctgctgttgatggTGGTGATGTTGGTAGTTAAAAatctgctgctgctgttgctgatgTTGTAAAGCACATGAGGTTGCTGATGTTGTGGTATTTgatgaaatatttaatgaatttatatCAGGTGATAAACGTGTCGATAAAACTGCTGatgttttatgttgttcaaattCATCGTCTTCGCTATTTtcatcatcatcctcatcaTTATCATGATTTCTTTGTTGTTGCTCTAGCCTTTGTTTGCTTAATAAAGGTAATGCTTCATTTTGATAGAAATCTTCTACTTCATCGTTAACATCATCGTATTCGAtttgttgaaattgaaattgtgATTGTTTAGATTTTGTGAGTTTTTTGGgtgattgttgttgtttgtagaGATTTTTCTAAATAAAGCAATGAAAGCGTTAATGAATTTCTGTTGCAAATTAATTtaagtcaagcccgaccataaataccctacactaagtaaaagagcaaaaacatttttcttataaaatttcaataatttatattcgtgagtgattttcggaagtgggccttatatggggctatgaccaattatcgaccgatcaccatgaaattaggtcgtgtgatttatgtctatatgaaagtttactatgttgaattttgtgagtataccaacatttttaagcgatttatgcaggttaaagtgattatcggaagcaggtctatatgggagctatgactaattatgtaccgatcgtaacaaaatttggtgacatgaattttgtatatataaaacttatttggagcgtaatttgtgaagatatatttataaattaaacatttatgaccgataacgtccaatttcggaaggacatttgtatgggggctaggtggaataatggaccgatttcagccagtttcaataggcttggtccttgggccgaaaaaaaaatatgtaccaaatatgatcgaaatatattcaaaattgcgacctgtactctgcgcacaaggtttacatggaaagctagccagccgaccagacggtcggacggacatcgtttaatcgactcagaaagtgattctaagtcgatcggtatactttaagatgggtgttagactaatatttttgggcgttacaaacatctgcacaaacgcataataccctccccactatggtggtgtagggtataaatactttaaatactTGAACTTTAAAAGTTCAGAAAATCTAATTGAaaggctgtgctgaatcttatatacccttcaccaaattatactttaagataaagattgaaaactgattttggtaaaaaaaaaattattgaaacagaatttttaggtgaaaaaaaaaatattttggtggaaaagaaaattcgggttaatctatattttttctgatttttgctCGTCcgtatttctatataaatatgggtctttataaagtcattGGAGacgtttttcatttaatatccatattgtctatgcgCATGACTTAGAGAAccgattttcccgattttaaaaataaacagaacTAGGACTAAAACCTTTCTATTGATGTAACAACCAtgg belongs to Calliphora vicina chromosome 4, idCalVici1.1, whole genome shotgun sequence and includes:
- the LOC135958299 gene encoding myb-like protein Q, which translates into the protein MGIMYKLMKHRNLTMDLSKPNVNTNTIKSDRNRLITIEGNIIDTTDATDTTSIQATEEVLNNNKNMDSTMDKQFTAEHIIQLCKFLAEKSKRNVIFNLYLKKNLYKQQQSPKKLTKSKQSQFQFQQIEYDDVNDEVEDFYQNEALPLLSKQRLEQQQRNHDNDEDDDENSEDDEFEQHKTSAVLSTRLSPDINSLNISSNTTTSATSCALQHQQQQQQIFNYQHHHHQQQQQQQQHHHQQQIPQSQGKRDILLKIRRQIFERKRLRENGAFEPQALNNSQVWRPW